CGACTATCTGGATATCGACGCTGAACAAAACGGCTTTCTCGGCGCACGCGGGGTTCGGCTCTCGTTGGAGGAACACGCTGACCTCTTTGAGACACAGCTCCGCGCCTTACTCCGTGTTGCGGCGACCGACGCCGGAGCGGGACTGGCGGTTATGTTCCCCCTCGTGTCGACGGTCGAGGAACTGGAGGCTGCACTCGACCGCGTTGAGGAGATTGCCGACGACCTCGACAGTGAGGGCGTCGACTACGCCATCCCCGAACTCGGTGTGATGATCGAAACCCCGGCCTCGACGTATCTGGCCGACACCTTCGCCGAGCGCGTCGACTTTCTGTCGATTGGAACCAACGATCTCACCCAGTACGTTCAAGCCGCCCAGCGGGATCTCGACCGGATGAACGATTATCAGGACCCACTGGCTCCCGGCGTGATCCGAGCCATCGACCGCACCGTCACCGCAGGCCACGCGGGCGGCGCGTGGGTCGGCATGTGTGGCGAGATGGCCGGCGATCCGGACCTCACCGAACTCCTCGTCGGGCTTGGGCTCGACGAGCTCTCGATGAGCGCGGTCACGATTCCGGACGTCAAAACGGCAATCCAGGATGTCGACGTCGAGTCGGCCGAACAACTGGCTGCGTCGGTTCTCGACGCCGAGACGCGGGCCGACGTGTACGACCGGCTGTGAACTAGCGGCTGGCGGATTTTAGCTGATACTCCCGGTAGGAATCCTCGAAGACGATCCGGTTCGTTTTCAGATCCCGCTCGATTTCCAGTGAGCCAGCGTCCTCGACTGCGGTCGGCACCGAGTCGACATGGTGGACGCGGATATGCTCGATCACACCGTCACCAACCGCACTAAACGCCTCTTTTATCGGTGGGCTCCGAGCGAACAGGTTCGTTCGGAACACTGCCCCGTCGGTGGGGTCGCCGCCAGCCACGTAGATGTCGACTGCGGGTTTCATCTCGGGACGAGAGACGACAGCGGTCCACTCGTCGATACCATGCCCATACGTCTCCTCGATGGCCGTCTGTAGCTGCTGTTCGTACAGCGGTGCCCCGCCGAGATTGATCGTATCGTCCTCCCGACCCAGCACGCGGAGTCGGGGGATATCGTTGTCTTGGGGGAGTACCGTGACGATATCGCCGATTCGGTACCGGGTAAACGGAAACCCCTCCCGGTGTGGGTCCGACACAAGGAGTGAGCCGGTTCGCTGGCGTGTTAGCTCTCGGATGTCGACTGGTGTCCCCGTCTCGTCGTCGTCCGGGATGATCTCGAAGACGAGTTTGTCCACCAGCGGTACGAGCTTCTGTGTCTCGTCGGTTCCAACCGCGAGCACGTCCGCCTCGACGGAGCCGTACAGACTGCGAAGCTCCTCGAACCCCCACTGCTGGCGGAGCTGTGTCCGGAGATGCGGCGGGAGATGATCACCGAACAGCAATCCCAATCGGAGGTTCGGGAACACCTCGTGGGGCAGGCCGTAGTTGGCGGCGATTTCCTCGCCAATCGATTGGGCGACCAAAGGGGTTGCAAACAGCGCGGTGACCTCGGTTGCCTCTTGCCACTCGATTATTTGCTTGTAATCGTTGAACGACCGATTGAGGACGTCGGCCCCGAGTTCACGGGAGCCGGATCGACTCGCCCACCCCGAAATCCCGTCGAGCGGGGCGGCCAACGTCATCACGACATCATCCGACTGGAGTCCTGCCAGTTCAAAGGCGTGGGCCTCGTGTCGTTTCTGGGCCGGGAGCTGTGTGTAGGCGTAGGGAATTCGTTTCGGCTCGCCGTTCGTTCCGGAGGTTTCGAACAGCATCGTCTCGTCTGTCGCGGCCTCCGCGCCGCGTGCTTCCAGCTCGGCGGCGGTGATGATGTCGTCGCCAGCGGTGTCGTGGTCGACGTGTTCGTTGTGCAGTGTGGGCGACATCGTTAGGACTCGGTTTCCAGTACGTAGAGTGGAATCTCTGGACCTGCCTGTGGGTTTGCCCGCTGTTCCTCGACGACTGATTCGGCCCACTCTCGACGCTCGTCGTCATCGAGTAGTTCCATCGGATACAACAACCCAGCTGCGTCGGCCGAAAGCGTGTCCTGCCGAACAACCGAGAGGCCACGCTGTTCGAACACCGTTTTCAGCCGGTCTTCCGGGAACGCGTACTGATGCCAGCTCGTCTGCTCGCCGTCGACGGTAATGTCGGTCATCTCCATATACGGCAGCTCCCGTTTTTCGTCCCATCCGGCGAACTCGGGGAACAGTTCGGTGGCCGTCTCATCCGGCACGGTGAGTATCAGTATTCCGTCTTCGCTCAGGGCCTCGGCTAGTGCGCGTATCATCCTGAGTGGATCGGCCGTATCCTGCACCATATTGATTGCATAGATAACATCCAGCGGCCGAAGCTCCGGGAGTACGCGTTCGGCATCACCACCGACAACGACGACGTTCTCGCTGTCGACAAACCGACCCTGTGCGACGTCGTATGCACCGGCTGCAAACTCGATACCGAGTACTTTCGACGACTGATACCGCTCAGCGAGCGCCGCGGTGAGCACACCGGCTCCACAGCCGATATCGCCGATCCGACAGGCTGACTGGTCGGTCAATCCAGCCGTCTCGGCCGGTATCTGGAGTAGCTCTTCGCGGGACTCCCCCACTCCCGTCGGTGAGATCCAACTGACCGAGTCGGTGTCCAGTCGCTGTGATGCAATAAAATCAGCAACCTCTGTCCGTGTCTCTGACCGTTGTTGTGGGTCTGTGAGCGAATCCTGTCCAACCATATAATATACTTACAGTCACAGTACGAATAGTTTACTGATAAGAATTATAGATAGATTCGTATAAAATATGGATGGTGTTGGTGGCTGACCGTGACACCTATTCCAAACGGGCGGCGGCTGCTCAGGATAGCTTTCGGTAGGTCTGTGCTTCTTCGGCCTTCTCGACGACGCTGTCGACGGTGGCCTTTTTACTGGTGGCTTCGACAGCCGCGTTGAGTGTCCCTTCGAGAATCGGGGCATCGGCGATTACCGCCTCAGTGTCACCCATCTCGATAGCGAGTTCGGCGTTCATCACTGCGCTGCCGAGGTCGACAAGGACGACGACTCCCTCACCGTCGTCGGCGGCCTCGATCTTCTCTTGGATTCGTGTGGCGTCGGTACCGATCTCGCCGTCATCGCCGCCCGCGGGTTTGAGTGGGGCGTCGCCACCCATCTCGGCGGCGAGTTCGCAGATCCCCTCGGCGGCTTTCGCGCTGTGGGAGACGACAACGAGTCCGATCACGCGTCGTCCTCATCTGCGTCGGGTGTTTCGTCCGGAATCGTCGGCGAGCGGGCGTCGACATCGGTCTCGCCATCGAGGTAGTCGTCGGCTACCGACAGTAACTCCTGCATAATGAACCACGTCGAGGTCGCACCGGGGTCTTGATGGCCGACCGACCGCCAGCCCAGATAGGAGGCTCGTCCCTTCTGTGCCCGGATCGGAACGGTGAACTCCACGCCACGTTCGGCGGCCGCGGTCGACTTTGCGAGGGCGGTCAGCGGTGGCAGATCGTCGACCTCAATCGACTTTTTGTAGGTGTGGACCGCCGGCGTCAGCGCGTCGACCATCGTCTTTGCGCCGAGTTGTGCATCGCCCCGATCTTTGACTTTCTCCAAATACGCCTCCGCGAATGCAACTGAAGTTTCGGCGGTCACTCCGTCGTCGAGCGTCTGGCTGGCGCTCATAATCGATCCTCCATACAGTGGGCCCGAGGCCCCGCCGAC
This sequence is a window from Halohasta litchfieldiae. Protein-coding genes within it:
- a CDS encoding AMP-binding protein, with translation MSPTLHNEHVDHDTAGDDIITAAELEARGAEAATDETMLFETSGTNGEPKRIPYAYTQLPAQKRHEAHAFELAGLQSDDVVMTLAAPLDGISGWASRSGSRELGADVLNRSFNDYKQIIEWQEATEVTALFATPLVAQSIGEEIAANYGLPHEVFPNLRLGLLFGDHLPPHLRTQLRQQWGFEELRSLYGSVEADVLAVGTDETQKLVPLVDKLVFEIIPDDDETGTPVDIRELTRQRTGSLLVSDPHREGFPFTRYRIGDIVTVLPQDNDIPRLRVLGREDDTINLGGAPLYEQQLQTAIEETYGHGIDEWTAVVSRPEMKPAVDIYVAGGDPTDGAVFRTNLFARSPPIKEAFSAVGDGVIEHIRVHHVDSVPTAVEDAGSLEIERDLKTNRIVFEDSYREYQLKSASR
- a CDS encoding class I SAM-dependent methyltransferase → MVGQDSLTDPQQRSETRTEVADFIASQRLDTDSVSWISPTGVGESREELLQIPAETAGLTDQSACRIGDIGCGAGVLTAALAERYQSSKVLGIEFAAGAYDVAQGRFVDSENVVVVGGDAERVLPELRPLDVIYAINMVQDTADPLRMIRALAEALSEDGILILTVPDETATELFPEFAGWDEKRELPYMEMTDITVDGEQTSWHQYAFPEDRLKTVFEQRGLSVVRQDTLSADAAGLLYPMELLDDDERREWAESVVEEQRANPQAGPEIPLYVLETES
- the dhaM gene encoding dihydroxyacetone kinase phosphoryl donor subunit DhaM, which translates into the protein MIGLVVVSHSAKAAEGICELAAEMGGDAPLKPAGGDDGEIGTDATRIQEKIEAADDGEGVVVLVDLGSAVMNAELAIEMGDTEAVIADAPILEGTLNAAVEATSKKATVDSVVEKAEEAQTYRKLS
- the dhaL gene encoding dihydroxyacetone kinase subunit DhaL, which translates into the protein MVDEETQQEAIRAAAEAVADRLEAEKEYLTELDSAIGDADHGSNLARGFRAAADAVKDDTESTPQELVKKMGVTLISKVGGASGPLYGGSIMSASQTLDDGVTAETSVAFAEAYLEKVKDRGDAQLGAKTMVDALTPAVHTYKKSIEVDDLPPLTALAKSTAAAERGVEFTVPIRAQKGRASYLGWRSVGHQDPGATSTWFIMQELLSVADDYLDGETDVDARSPTIPDETPDADEDDA